Proteins from a single region of Catenulispora acidiphila DSM 44928:
- a CDS encoding phage tail protein, translated as MAALEARAKALADAANFVAGSGATFNTDLDDAGLRDKVIEAVRTAERNIAVIVGIDLDDPDLREKVIEAVSAAEKGINIIVGMDVDADGLKERVKAEADAAGAGEKIKVRVESDGTSLEQDVASKAGRVKPQPIKVPIQSDADKFEAELRASFAEGEKNAAAAEKAMNQSFTAMQTGVRALRSAMAELEPATQDAEDFETSFRKAMDEGERVSQEADRVLRQSFTSMESGSRTLRAAMTELQPAAEGAGQAAANAGSGFNTSALRMSSLIGAALALGPALAAIPAVVGAAGAGFATLGLGMAGPIAALRDYGAQSQATGQSSAQLAATAFSNAVSIRNAEQAIADAKRQAAISAINSAQSIESAEQGVTDAERQAAISAQSAADAVASADQRLANAQESLTQAQESLTQAQKDGVNVLKDLNLASADAANSVADAQNAVIDAQAAYDKAKGNSLLTDQQKKEAQQQLIDAQQHLTDAQQKALEAQQAANDANQKGVDGSTAVVAAQRQVVSATQGVADAQLAATRAREAQANQEISSNQSVAKAQQSLATAIRDAAEQQISSNESVSKAVQALKDMQEQQALSAAAAASSGSAAANKFAQDMAKLTPAGRDFVNQLISMRGGLHDLEATAQTTLLPGFTTLLKDVGGSNGLGSLFNKAVGDMGTIIGGTAIQFGNLMTSPAFKGQLTQVLKDGAGFAKDLGDGLVALTGGLTKAASQAGPIVSGLGGGIKTLMSSGIPDFFSGLVTNAGGAGQSIQAIFTIVSNLAGPLGTIAGAFSAALAPALQVLDSPQVQQSLQSIATSIAQILIVLSPVVTMLAQGLAGALRIVAPLMQSLAKFIQDNQQWVVPLAKGIAIATIAFVAFNAVLAANPVLLVVAAIAALVLGVVYAYEHFKIFRDVIHDVWVVTKAEFDFFLGFIKRWWPELLAPFTGGVSEIIAHWDAVVDFVKKLPGRLVSAGAHMWDWISQKWDDDVAAPVSKAFDGFIHTVTGLPGKLARAGAGMWDWIKEEFVGALNAIANLWNQLHFSTPSFHIPIPFSSGINVDSITVGVPPIGPFKAAGGPIWGGLSAIIGEAGTELLKLPTGTQVMPHANTQSMIAQGGLGSSGGVLQIEWVGGNGGDELMTWIRKNIRIRHGSDPNSVQKALGQSF; from the coding sequence ATGGCCGCGCTGGAAGCCAGAGCGAAGGCGCTGGCCGACGCCGCCAACTTCGTCGCGGGAAGCGGCGCCACCTTCAACACCGACCTCGATGACGCCGGCCTGCGCGACAAAGTCATCGAGGCCGTTCGGACGGCCGAGCGGAACATTGCCGTCATCGTCGGCATCGACCTGGACGACCCGGATCTCCGCGAAAAGGTCATCGAGGCCGTCAGCGCGGCCGAAAAGGGCATCAACATCATCGTCGGGATGGATGTCGATGCCGACGGCTTGAAGGAGCGAGTCAAGGCCGAGGCGGATGCTGCCGGCGCCGGCGAGAAGATCAAGGTCCGGGTCGAGTCCGACGGAACCAGCCTGGAGCAGGACGTTGCATCCAAGGCGGGACGCGTAAAGCCCCAGCCCATCAAGGTGCCGATCCAGTCGGACGCCGATAAGTTCGAGGCCGAACTGCGCGCGTCGTTCGCGGAGGGCGAGAAGAACGCTGCGGCCGCCGAAAAGGCGATGAACCAGTCCTTCACTGCGATGCAGACCGGGGTGCGCGCGCTCCGGTCGGCCATGGCCGAGCTTGAGCCGGCAACGCAGGATGCTGAAGATTTTGAAACGTCCTTCCGCAAAGCCATGGACGAGGGCGAAAGGGTTTCACAAGAGGCCGACCGCGTCCTGCGCCAGTCGTTCACCTCCATGGAATCCGGCTCGCGGACTTTGCGTGCGGCGATGACCGAGCTCCAGCCGGCCGCCGAGGGCGCTGGTCAGGCCGCAGCGAATGCGGGCAGCGGTTTCAATACGAGCGCCCTCAGGATGTCCTCGCTGATCGGGGCGGCCTTGGCGCTCGGCCCAGCGCTGGCAGCGATCCCGGCTGTAGTGGGCGCCGCGGGCGCGGGCTTCGCAACGCTGGGCCTGGGGATGGCCGGGCCGATTGCCGCGCTGCGGGACTACGGGGCGCAGAGTCAAGCCACGGGCCAGTCCTCGGCGCAGCTCGCGGCAACGGCCTTCAGTAACGCTGTTTCGATTCGCAATGCCGAGCAGGCAATCGCCGACGCGAAGCGGCAGGCCGCGATTTCGGCGATTAACTCGGCCCAGTCGATCGAGTCTGCGGAACAGGGCGTTACCGACGCCGAGCGGCAGGCGGCGATCTCGGCTCAATCGGCAGCAGATGCCGTGGCTTCGGCCGATCAGCGCCTCGCGAACGCGCAGGAGTCGTTGACGCAGGCACAGGAGTCGTTGACGCAGGCTCAGAAGGACGGCGTCAACGTCCTCAAGGACTTGAATCTGGCTTCGGCCGATGCGGCGAACTCTGTCGCGGACGCGCAGAACGCGGTCATTGACGCGCAGGCGGCCTACGACAAGGCCAAGGGCAACAGCCTGCTGACTGATCAGCAGAAGAAGGAAGCGCAGCAGCAGCTGATCGACGCCCAGCAACACCTGACGGACGCGCAGCAGAAGGCGCTTGAGGCGCAGCAGGCCGCGAACGACGCCAACCAGAAGGGCGTGGACGGCAGCACGGCGGTCGTCGCGGCGCAGCGGCAGGTTGTCTCGGCCACGCAGGGCGTAGCCGACGCTCAGCTTGCGGCAACTCGCGCCCGGGAGGCGCAGGCCAACCAGGAGATCTCAAGCAACCAGTCGGTCGCGAAGGCTCAGCAGTCGCTGGCTACCGCGATCCGCGATGCGGCGGAACAGCAGATCTCGTCGAATGAATCGGTGTCCAAGGCGGTTCAGGCACTCAAGGACATGCAGGAGCAGCAGGCTCTGTCTGCCGCGGCTGCGGCATCTTCGGGGTCTGCGGCTGCGAACAAATTCGCGCAGGATATGGCGAAGTTGACCCCGGCCGGCCGGGATTTCGTCAACCAGCTGATTTCGATGCGGGGCGGTCTGCACGATCTCGAGGCCACTGCGCAGACGACGCTGCTGCCCGGCTTCACCACGCTCCTGAAGGACGTGGGCGGTTCGAACGGCCTCGGCTCGCTGTTCAACAAGGCCGTCGGCGACATGGGCACGATCATCGGCGGCACGGCGATCCAGTTCGGGAACCTGATGACGTCGCCCGCGTTCAAGGGCCAGCTGACGCAGGTGCTGAAGGACGGCGCGGGGTTCGCGAAGGATCTCGGCGACGGACTTGTGGCTTTGACGGGCGGCCTGACTAAGGCGGCGTCGCAGGCAGGCCCGATAGTGTCCGGGCTCGGCGGCGGAATCAAAACCTTGATGTCGTCCGGGATTCCCGACTTCTTCAGCGGTCTGGTCACCAATGCGGGCGGCGCCGGCCAGTCGATACAGGCCATCTTCACGATCGTTTCCAACCTTGCCGGTCCGCTGGGCACGATAGCCGGCGCGTTCTCTGCGGCACTTGCTCCGGCGCTGCAGGTTCTGGACTCCCCGCAGGTCCAGCAGTCACTACAGTCGATCGCGACTTCAATTGCGCAGATCCTGATCGTCCTGTCGCCGGTGGTCACAATGCTCGCGCAGGGTCTGGCAGGGGCGCTGCGGATCGTGGCGCCGCTGATGCAGTCGCTGGCGAAGTTCATCCAGGACAACCAGCAGTGGGTGGTGCCGCTGGCCAAGGGGATCGCGATTGCCACGATCGCTTTTGTCGCTTTCAACGCAGTGCTCGCTGCGAACCCCGTCCTGCTGGTGGTAGCCGCAATCGCGGCCCTGGTTCTCGGTGTGGTCTACGCATATGAGCACTTCAAGATATTCCGCGATGTCATCCACGATGTGTGGGTCGTTACGAAGGCCGAGTTCGACTTCTTCCTGGGCTTCATAAAGCGGTGGTGGCCGGAGCTGCTGGCACCGTTCACCGGCGGCGTGTCAGAGATCATCGCCCACTGGGACGCGGTCGTCGACTTCGTGAAGAAGCTACCGGGCCGACTGGTCTCCGCGGGCGCGCACATGTGGGACTGGATCTCTCAGAAGTGGGACGACGACGTAGCCGCGCCGGTCAGCAAGGCCTTCGACGGCTTCATTCACACAGTGACCGGGCTGCCGGGCAAGTTGGCCAGGGCCGGCGCCGGCATGTGGGACTGGATCAAGGAAGAGTTCGTCGGCGCCCTCAATGCAATTGCCAACCTGTGGAACCAGTTGCACTTCAGCACGCCGAGCTTCCACATCCCGATTCCCTTCAGCAGCGGCATCAACGTCGACTCGATAACCGTCGGGGTACCGCCCATCGGCCCTTTCAAGGCCGCCGGCGGCCCCATCTGGGGCGGCCTGTCCGCGATCATCGGCGAAGCAGGGACCGAACTTCTGAAACTGCCGACCGGCACCCAGGTCATGCCCCATGCCAACACTCAATCAATGATCGCCCAGGGCGGCCTTGGATCGTCCGGCGGCGTGCTTCAGATCGAGTGGGTCGGCGGCAACGGCGGCGACGAGCTCATGACGTGGATCCGCAAGAACATCCGCATCCGCCACGGGTCGGATCCCAACAGCGTCCAGAAGGCCCTCGGGCAGAGCTTTTGA